The Micromonospora sp. Llam0 genome includes a window with the following:
- the katG gene encoding catalase/peroxidase HPI yields the protein MSDTQNNGPTSAQGVDKMAASGCPVAHDSVTAHGSESENPAIDSPTPKTGGRPRTNRDWWPNQLDLSVLHAHSPKGNPLGADFSYAKELAKLDVEALKQDITQVLTTSQDWWPADFGHYGGLMIRLSWHAAGTYRIEDGRGGAGDGGQRFAPLNSWPDNANLDKARRLLWPVKAKYGQKISWADLLVLAGNVALESMGFKTFGFAFGREDVWEPEEIFWGPEDTWLGDARYLSEKEMASGVGATEMGLIYVNPEGPRGNADPLAAAHFIRETFARMAMNDEETVALIAGGHTFGKTHGAGDADAHVGAEPEGAPIEAQGLGWLSTYGSGKGGDTITSGLEVTWTDKPTQWSNRFFEILFGYEWELTTSPGGAKQWVAKDAEAIIPDAHDPAKKHKPTMLTTDLSLRFDPTYEQISRRFLANPDEFALAFAKAWYKLLHRDMGPVSRFLGPWVPEAQLWQDPVPAVDHELVSDADVAALKAKVLDSGLSTAQLVSTAWASAASFRSTDKRGGANGARVRLEPQRSWEVNQPEQLATVLSTLEGIQQEFNATGGAKISLADLIVLAGSAAVEKAAHDAGVKVTVPFHPGRTDASQEQTDVESFAVMEPRADGFRNYLRPGEKTQPEVLLVDRAYMLDLSTPEMTVLVGGLRALGANIGGARHGVLTDRPGVLTNDFFTNLLSPGTRWKAAESGEHVYEIRDLATDEVKWTATAVDLIFGSNSQLRALSEVYASSDAGEKFVTDFVAAWVKVMELDRFDLS from the coding sequence ATGAGCGACACTCAGAACAACGGTCCCACCAGCGCACAGGGTGTGGACAAGATGGCGGCGTCCGGCTGCCCGGTCGCCCACGACTCGGTGACCGCGCACGGCAGCGAGAGCGAGAACCCGGCGATCGACTCACCGACCCCCAAGACGGGCGGTCGGCCGCGTACCAACCGGGACTGGTGGCCCAACCAGCTCGACCTGTCGGTGCTGCACGCCCACTCGCCCAAGGGCAACCCGTTGGGCGCGGATTTCAGCTACGCCAAGGAGCTTGCCAAGCTCGACGTCGAGGCGCTCAAGCAGGACATCACCCAGGTGCTCACCACCTCGCAGGACTGGTGGCCGGCCGACTTCGGCCACTACGGCGGGCTGATGATCCGGCTGAGCTGGCACGCCGCCGGCACGTACCGGATCGAGGACGGCCGGGGCGGCGCCGGCGACGGCGGGCAGCGGTTCGCCCCGCTGAACAGCTGGCCGGACAACGCCAACCTGGACAAGGCCCGGCGGCTGCTCTGGCCGGTCAAGGCCAAGTACGGCCAGAAGATCTCCTGGGCCGACCTGCTGGTGCTGGCCGGCAACGTCGCCTTGGAGTCGATGGGCTTCAAGACGTTCGGCTTCGCCTTCGGCCGGGAGGACGTCTGGGAGCCGGAGGAGATCTTCTGGGGCCCGGAGGACACCTGGCTCGGTGACGCGCGGTACCTCTCCGAGAAGGAGATGGCCAGCGGGGTCGGTGCGACCGAGATGGGCCTGATCTACGTCAACCCGGAGGGCCCGCGCGGCAACGCGGACCCCCTCGCGGCGGCCCACTTCATCCGGGAGACGTTCGCCCGGATGGCGATGAACGACGAGGAGACCGTCGCGCTCATCGCCGGTGGCCACACCTTCGGCAAGACCCACGGTGCCGGCGACGCCGACGCCCACGTCGGTGCGGAGCCGGAGGGCGCGCCGATCGAGGCGCAGGGCCTGGGCTGGCTGAGCACGTACGGCAGCGGCAAGGGCGGCGACACCATCACCAGCGGCCTGGAGGTCACCTGGACCGACAAGCCGACGCAGTGGAGCAACCGCTTCTTCGAGATCCTGTTCGGGTACGAGTGGGAGCTGACCACCAGCCCCGGTGGGGCCAAGCAGTGGGTGGCCAAGGACGCCGAGGCGATCATCCCGGACGCGCACGACCCGGCGAAGAAGCACAAGCCGACGATGCTCACCACCGACCTGTCGCTGCGCTTCGACCCGACGTACGAGCAGATCTCCCGCCGGTTCCTGGCTAACCCGGACGAGTTCGCGCTGGCCTTCGCCAAGGCCTGGTACAAGCTGCTGCACCGCGACATGGGCCCGGTCAGCCGGTTCCTCGGGCCGTGGGTGCCCGAGGCCCAGCTGTGGCAGGACCCGGTGCCCGCCGTCGACCACGAGCTGGTCAGCGACGCCGACGTGGCTGCGCTCAAGGCGAAGGTCCTCGACTCCGGGCTGAGCACCGCGCAGCTGGTCAGCACCGCCTGGGCGTCGGCGGCGAGCTTCCGCTCCACCGACAAGCGCGGCGGCGCCAACGGGGCCCGGGTGCGGCTCGAGCCGCAGCGCAGCTGGGAGGTCAACCAGCCGGAGCAGCTGGCCACGGTGCTGAGCACCCTGGAAGGCATCCAGCAGGAGTTCAACGCGACCGGCGGCGCGAAGATCTCGCTCGCCGACCTGATCGTGCTGGCCGGCTCGGCCGCCGTCGAAAAGGCGGCGCACGACGCCGGGGTCAAGGTGACCGTGCCGTTCCACCCGGGCCGCACCGACGCCAGCCAGGAGCAGACCGACGTCGAGTCGTTCGCGGTGATGGAGCCGCGGGCCGACGGGTTCCGCAACTACCTGCGGCCGGGCGAGAAGACCCAGCCGGAGGTCCTGCTGGTCGACCGGGCCTACATGCTCGACCTGTCCACCCCGGAGATGACCGTGCTCGTCGGCGGTCTGCGGGCGCTCGGAGCGAACATCGGCGGTGCGCGGCACGGCGTGCTCACCGACCGGCCCGGCGTGCTCACCAACGACTTCTTCACCAACCTGCTCTCCCCCGGCACCCGGTGGAAGGCGGCGGAGTCCGGCGAGCACGTGTACGAGATCCGTGACCTGGCCACCGACGAGGTCAAGTGGACCGCGACCGCGGTCGACCTGATCTTCGGCTCGAACTCGCAGCTGCGCGCCCTCTCCGAGGTGTACGCCAGCAGCGACGCCGGCGAGAAGTTCGTCACCGACTTCGTCGCGGCCTGGGTCAAGGTCATGGAACTGGACCGGTTCGACCTGTCCTGA
- a CDS encoding FAD-binding oxidoreductase: protein MVSRRTALRAGAVAGLVPAVGLIGRPATAVPTPADEPTRTPAEQPAQVRPQDPDIGSGTGRDDGPWRDLPDRQWAELQRRLSAQATLYRRGAASYQALSIPFNHRYANVQPAAILAAGTPDDVAAAVSWARDVGMPLVPRSSLGHNYAGYSTTHGLLVVMSRLRGSTVAPAPVSRPPQRYGPVEVTPDAGLLTVAAGVVNADLRPLLRRQGIVVPAGRCPTVGVAGLVLGGGIGFNDKMFGLTCDRLTATEVVLADGTTTGCDETTDPDLFWACRGGAGNNFGVNTSFTFRYARLRGEVTYFQLRWGADSVMPALSAMQQVAAAQQADRRFDCRIGAGTTVGEGGQHQVYADALGQFYGYADELVGVLGPALAVGTRAERQANRDSIRQVTPAEAAQLLSSTTPAQQFAVKSAVLRSPLDEAQLQTVAAGLRRWPGSRNPDGAGVALFCMGGQINDVPPDATAFVHRDALFVLAAEASWADDDPPEVGLANGTWLTGLYDELLGGRPPVGAYQNFPDPHLADWRRAYYGDNYQRLVEVKRKYDPTDFFTYPQGIGSCGSVDGYANRWCPR, encoded by the coding sequence ATGGTGAGCAGACGTACGGCGTTGCGGGCAGGCGCGGTCGCCGGGCTGGTCCCGGCGGTCGGACTGATCGGGCGACCGGCCACGGCCGTACCGACGCCGGCCGACGAGCCGACCCGGACCCCGGCGGAGCAGCCGGCCCAGGTCAGGCCGCAGGACCCGGACATCGGATCGGGCACCGGCCGGGACGACGGTCCGTGGCGGGACCTGCCGGACCGACAGTGGGCGGAGCTGCAGCGGCGGCTGTCCGCGCAGGCCACCCTCTACCGGCGCGGCGCCGCGAGCTACCAGGCACTCAGCATCCCGTTCAACCACCGGTACGCCAACGTGCAACCGGCGGCGATCCTGGCCGCCGGGACACCCGACGACGTCGCGGCGGCGGTCAGCTGGGCGCGGGACGTCGGCATGCCGCTGGTGCCCCGCTCCAGCCTCGGCCACAACTACGCCGGCTACTCGACCACCCACGGACTGTTGGTGGTGATGAGCCGGCTGCGCGGCAGCACCGTCGCACCGGCCCCGGTGTCCCGGCCGCCGCAGCGGTACGGCCCGGTCGAGGTCACCCCGGACGCCGGCCTGCTCACCGTGGCAGCCGGCGTGGTCAACGCCGACCTGCGGCCACTGCTGCGGCGGCAGGGAATCGTGGTGCCGGCCGGCCGCTGCCCGACGGTCGGGGTGGCCGGGCTGGTGCTCGGCGGCGGCATCGGGTTCAACGACAAGATGTTCGGGCTGACCTGCGACCGGCTGACCGCGACCGAGGTGGTCCTGGCCGACGGCACGACGACCGGCTGCGACGAGACCACCGACCCGGACCTGTTCTGGGCCTGCCGGGGCGGGGCCGGCAACAACTTCGGCGTCAACACCTCGTTCACCTTCCGGTACGCACGGTTGCGCGGCGAGGTGACCTACTTCCAGCTCCGCTGGGGTGCCGACAGCGTGATGCCGGCGCTGTCCGCGATGCAGCAGGTCGCCGCCGCACAGCAGGCCGACCGGCGCTTCGACTGCCGGATCGGCGCCGGCACCACCGTCGGTGAGGGCGGACAGCATCAGGTGTACGCCGACGCGCTCGGCCAGTTCTACGGGTACGCCGACGAACTCGTCGGCGTCCTCGGGCCGGCGCTGGCGGTCGGCACCCGCGCCGAGCGGCAGGCCAACCGGGACAGCATCCGGCAGGTGACCCCGGCCGAGGCGGCGCAGCTGCTGTCCTCGACCACCCCGGCACAGCAGTTCGCGGTCAAGTCGGCGGTGCTGCGGTCCCCGCTGGACGAGGCGCAGCTGCAGACGGTGGCAGCCGGGCTGCGACGGTGGCCGGGCAGCCGTAACCCGGACGGTGCCGGGGTGGCGCTGTTCTGCATGGGCGGGCAGATCAACGACGTACCGCCGGACGCCACCGCCTTCGTGCACCGCGACGCCCTGTTCGTGCTGGCCGCCGAGGCGAGCTGGGCCGACGACGACCCACCCGAGGTGGGCCTGGCGAACGGCACCTGGTTGACCGGCCTGTACGACGAACTACTCGGCGGACGGCCGCCGGTCGGGGCGTACCAGAACTTCCCGGACCCGCACCTGGCCGACTGGCGGCGGGCCTACTACGGCGACAACTACCAGCGGCTGGTCGAGGTGAAACGCAAGTACGACCCGACGGACTTCTTCACGTACCCGCAGGGCATCGGCTCCTGCGGCTCCGTTGACGGCTACGCCAACCGGTGGTGTCCCCGCTGA
- a CDS encoding beta-galactosidase gives MTLPDVAKIPYGGDYNPEQWPEDVWKDDYRLFEAARIDTVTVGVFTWGLTQPGPGLYDFSTLDRIVERAAAEGRQICLATGTGAHPAWMARAHPDVTRVDFSGRRHRFGQWQNSCPNSPTYRRLATELARRVAQRYARTPGLVAWHVNNEYGGACYCELCAANFRLWLRQRYGSLDALNAAWYTTFWSHTFTEWGQIEPPSALTEHWRGPDHTAFQGITLDYLRFMSDAMLANFVDEKAAIRESSPDIPVTTNFMGMYRPIDYHRWAEHLDFASWDNYPPDDRSAARMALTHDLIRGLKGGQPFWLMEQTPSVTACRDVNPLKRPGVMRLWSWQAVAHGADAVLFFQMRAGRGASEKYHGAVIGHAGRSDTRVFTEVAELGGELDRLGGVTLGARTPARVAVLFDWDSWWALEISDGPSRLVRYQQVVLAYHRALWDAGVDVDVVPVTADLTGYDVVVAPALHMVKEDLAARLEGVAQRGGTVLGTYLSGRVDENDQAFLADVPGPLAALMGIRIDEWDAREADVVNPVTLAADGARSVVSAATLLFELVIPQGAEVVGTYQADFYAGTPAVTRNRFGAGEGWYVAAGLDQAGVSWVVRRILDRHGLLGPYAHVPDLESAVRVAPDGTRIRFLLNHGAEPVELPACAAGVDLLTGVRVTAGAPVRLDRYGVLVLREDT, from the coding sequence GTGACGCTGCCCGACGTCGCGAAGATCCCGTACGGCGGGGACTACAACCCGGAGCAGTGGCCCGAGGACGTCTGGAAGGACGACTACCGGCTGTTCGAGGCGGCCCGGATCGACACCGTCACCGTCGGCGTCTTCACCTGGGGCCTGACCCAGCCCGGTCCCGGCCTCTACGACTTCTCCACGCTGGACCGCATCGTCGAGCGGGCAGCCGCCGAGGGCCGGCAGATCTGCCTGGCCACCGGCACCGGCGCGCATCCGGCCTGGATGGCGCGCGCCCACCCCGATGTGACCCGCGTCGACTTCTCCGGCCGCCGGCACCGGTTCGGCCAATGGCAGAACTCGTGCCCCAACTCGCCGACGTACCGCCGACTCGCCACCGAGCTGGCCCGGCGCGTCGCGCAACGCTACGCGCGGACCCCCGGCCTGGTCGCCTGGCACGTCAACAACGAGTACGGCGGCGCCTGCTACTGCGAGCTGTGCGCGGCGAACTTCCGGCTCTGGCTGCGTCAGCGGTACGGCAGCCTCGACGCGCTCAACGCCGCCTGGTACACCACCTTCTGGTCGCACACCTTCACCGAGTGGGGGCAGATCGAGCCGCCGTCGGCGTTGACCGAACACTGGCGCGGGCCCGACCACACCGCGTTCCAGGGCATCACCCTTGACTACCTGCGGTTCATGTCGGACGCGATGCTGGCCAACTTCGTCGACGAGAAGGCGGCGATCCGCGAGTCCAGCCCGGACATCCCGGTCACCACCAACTTCATGGGCATGTACCGGCCGATCGACTACCACCGGTGGGCCGAGCATCTCGACTTCGCCTCCTGGGACAACTACCCGCCCGACGACCGGTCGGCGGCCCGGATGGCGCTCACCCACGACCTGATCCGCGGGTTGAAAGGCGGCCAGCCGTTCTGGCTGATGGAGCAGACGCCGAGCGTCACCGCCTGCCGCGACGTCAACCCGCTGAAACGGCCCGGCGTCATGCGGCTGTGGAGCTGGCAGGCGGTGGCGCACGGCGCCGACGCGGTGCTGTTCTTCCAGATGCGGGCCGGCCGGGGAGCCAGCGAGAAGTACCACGGGGCGGTCATCGGCCACGCCGGCCGATCCGACACCCGGGTCTTCACCGAGGTCGCCGAGCTGGGCGGGGAGCTGGACCGGCTCGGCGGCGTGACGCTCGGTGCCCGCACCCCGGCCCGGGTGGCGGTGCTCTTCGACTGGGACAGCTGGTGGGCGTTGGAGATCTCCGACGGCCCGTCCCGGCTGGTCCGCTACCAGCAGGTGGTGCTCGCCTACCACCGGGCACTGTGGGACGCGGGGGTGGACGTCGACGTGGTGCCGGTCACCGCCGACCTGACCGGCTACGACGTCGTGGTGGCCCCGGCCCTGCACATGGTCAAAGAGGATCTCGCGGCCCGCCTGGAGGGGGTCGCCCAGCGGGGTGGCACCGTGCTGGGAACGTACCTCTCCGGGCGGGTCGACGAGAACGACCAGGCGTTCCTGGCCGATGTACCGGGGCCGCTGGCCGCACTGATGGGGATCAGGATCGACGAATGGGACGCCCGGGAAGCCGACGTGGTCAACCCGGTCACCCTGGCGGCGGACGGTGCCCGGTCGGTCGTCTCCGCCGCAACGCTGCTGTTCGAGCTGGTCATCCCGCAGGGTGCCGAGGTGGTCGGAACCTACCAGGCCGACTTCTACGCCGGCACCCCGGCGGTCACCCGCAACCGGTTCGGCGCCGGTGAGGGGTGGTACGTCGCCGCCGGGCTCGACCAGGCCGGGGTTTCCTGGGTGGTACGTCGAATCCTGGACCGGCACGGACTACTCGGCCCGTACGCGCACGTGCCGGACCTGGAGTCGGCGGTACGGGTCGCGCCGGACGGCACCCGGATCCGGTTCCTGCTCAACCACGGTGCGGAGCCGGTCGAGCTGCCGGCCTGCGCCGCCGGGGTCGACCTGCTGACCGGAGTACGGGTCACCGCCGGGGCGCCGGTGCGCCTGGACCGGTACGGCGTACTCGTGCTCCGCGAGGACACCTGA
- a CDS encoding YesL family protein — protein sequence MSDLAAAQRQFGTGPLSRVAAIVYRLTVVELLLLACVLPGLAPAVLLARDPSNLPLYAACAIPVGPALSAALYAIARHRPDITDLNPAVDFWRGYRANLGGALRIWLPLLAGLTIVAVNLAYFGAAGVPRWWAALLVLVAVAAAVWGGTALVITSLFAFRARDVARLAAHFLTRTPGATLGVLALLVVAAGVTVYASEAVLALVGSVLALLLLRTSRPMITAIEKEFVR from the coding sequence ATGAGTGACCTGGCCGCCGCGCAGCGGCAGTTCGGCACCGGTCCACTGTCCCGGGTCGCGGCGATCGTGTACCGGCTGACCGTCGTCGAGCTGCTGCTGCTGGCCTGCGTACTGCCCGGCCTGGCGCCGGCGGTCCTGCTGGCCCGCGACCCCAGCAACCTCCCGCTCTACGCCGCCTGCGCCATCCCGGTCGGCCCGGCGCTGTCCGCCGCCCTGTACGCCATCGCCCGGCACCGCCCCGACATCACCGACCTGAACCCGGCCGTCGACTTCTGGCGTGGCTACCGGGCGAACCTCGGCGGGGCGCTGCGGATCTGGCTACCGCTGCTGGCCGGGCTGACCATCGTCGCGGTCAACCTGGCCTACTTCGGCGCGGCCGGGGTGCCGCGCTGGTGGGCGGCGCTGCTGGTCCTCGTCGCGGTCGCGGCGGCTGTCTGGGGCGGCACAGCGCTGGTGATTACCTCGCTGTTCGCGTTCCGAGCCCGCGACGTGGCCCGGCTCGCCGCGCACTTCCTGACCCGTACCCCGGGCGCCACCCTCGGTGTCCTCGCCCTGCTGGTGGTGGCGGCCGGAGTCACCGTGTACGCCTCCGAGGCGGTGCTGGCGCTGGTCGGCTCGGTGCTGGCGTTGCTGCTGCTGCGCACCAGCCGACCGATGATCACGGCAATCGAGAAGGAGTTCGTCCGGTGA
- a CDS encoding xylan 1,4-beta-xylosidase: protein MTRIVVPPQGTGALPDAWRACVGTGRLDLALRSDYQESLALVQREIGFRYIRGHGLLSDGVGIHRPYEHGGRRGVHHSFTYADQIVDAYLDLGIAPFIELGFMPEALAAGDQTVFWWRGNVTPPRSETEWADLVRATIGNLVDRYGLDQVRSWPIEVWNEPNLDIFWQGADQAAYHRLYEVTAHAVKEVDADLQVGGPAISPGADEWLVPFAEYVTERGAPVDFVSRHAYTSGPAQHVPFGTHQTLMPADHLLEQFASPRKHLAGTALAELPVHITEFNSSYRPDNPIHDTAFHAAYLAPVVAAGGDLVDSFSYWTFSDVFEEVGIPAAIFHGGFGLLTHRQIRKPTYHLYAFMARMGRQVLARGTDHLVTRDDDTGRVTVLAWAPVDVTDVTASPDRHTVDLSVPVNAPAGSAFLLRRSVSDDAGNAWRAWCELGRPRSPRPAQLDALRTAAEPARSHRALPVVDGRADVDLTLTRHEVTLVEITPVVDEAPPWSDDRRLLGQGGRDE, encoded by the coding sequence TTGACCCGGATCGTCGTACCGCCGCAGGGCACCGGCGCCCTGCCGGACGCCTGGCGGGCCTGCGTCGGCACCGGCCGGCTCGACCTCGCGCTGCGCAGCGACTACCAGGAGTCCCTGGCGCTGGTCCAACGGGAGATCGGCTTCCGCTACATCCGGGGGCACGGGCTGCTCAGCGACGGCGTCGGCATCCACCGCCCGTACGAACACGGCGGCCGGCGCGGCGTGCACCACTCGTTCACCTACGCCGACCAGATCGTCGACGCCTACCTCGACCTCGGCATCGCCCCCTTCATCGAGCTCGGCTTCATGCCCGAAGCACTCGCCGCCGGCGACCAGACCGTCTTCTGGTGGCGCGGCAACGTCACCCCGCCCCGCTCCGAAACCGAGTGGGCCGACCTGGTCCGCGCCACCATCGGCAACCTCGTCGACCGGTACGGGCTGGACCAGGTCCGCAGCTGGCCGATCGAAGTATGGAACGAACCCAACCTGGACATCTTCTGGCAAGGCGCCGACCAGGCCGCCTACCACCGGCTGTACGAGGTGACCGCGCACGCCGTCAAGGAGGTCGACGCCGACCTGCAGGTCGGTGGGCCGGCGATCTCGCCCGGCGCCGACGAGTGGCTGGTGCCGTTCGCCGAGTACGTCACCGAACGCGGCGCACCGGTCGACTTCGTCAGCCGGCACGCATACACCTCCGGGCCGGCCCAGCACGTGCCGTTCGGCACCCACCAGACCCTGATGCCCGCTGACCACCTGCTGGAACAGTTCGCCAGCCCGCGCAAACACCTGGCCGGCACCGCCCTGGCCGAACTGCCGGTGCACATCACCGAATTCAACTCCTCCTACCGGCCGGACAATCCGATCCACGACACCGCGTTCCACGCCGCGTACCTGGCCCCGGTCGTCGCGGCCGGCGGCGACCTGGTCGACTCGTTTTCCTACTGGACGTTCAGCGACGTCTTCGAGGAGGTCGGTATCCCGGCCGCGATCTTCCACGGCGGCTTCGGCCTGCTCACCCACCGGCAGATCAGAAAACCCACCTACCATCTGTACGCGTTCATGGCCCGGATGGGCCGTCAGGTGCTCGCCCGGGGCACCGACCACCTGGTCACCCGCGACGACGACACCGGTCGGGTCACCGTGCTGGCCTGGGCGCCGGTCGACGTCACCGACGTCACGGCATCCCCGGACCGGCACACCGTCGACCTGTCGGTCCCGGTCAACGCCCCGGCCGGCTCGGCGTTCCTGCTGCGCAGGTCGGTCAGCGACGACGCCGGCAACGCCTGGCGGGCCTGGTGCGAACTCGGCCGCCCCCGCTCACCTCGGCCGGCGCAGCTCGACGCGTTGCGTACCGCCGCCGAACCGGCCCGCAGCCACCGTGCGCTGCCGGTCGTCGACGGCCGGGCCGACGTCGACCTGACCCTGACCCGGCACGAGGTCACCCTGGTCGAGATCACCCCGGTGGTCGATGAGGCGCCGCCGTGGTCCGACGACCGGCGGCTGCTCGGGCAGGGCGGCCGTGATGAGTGA
- a CDS encoding extracellular solute-binding protein yields the protein MFQRSRHRHAAVAVGVLALSLGIAACGSDGETEAADLDGNRVGAMESYGVGDQFTATEALSFSLLYNNHPNYQIDKEWMFWDELAERTNVSLETVEVPLSDYEQKRGLLIGAGDAPFIIPKTYPGQESAYVSSGAILPISDYVDLMPHFQDKVAKWNLQGDIDSLRQQDGKYYLLPGLHEDVWTEYSIAVRTDILAELGLEEPATWDEFREMLRAMKAAYPDVYPMSDRWSIPTPLGALQNIIGPSYGYDTMGGWGYQNASFNREAQEFVFTGTMPEYKEMVEFLHSLVAEGLFDPESVTQDDDTAIQKLATGKSFVISTNQQTLVNDYRPALAQNNPNATIAKITRPDSPVGSVNAGSRLENGIMISSRARESENFVAMMQFIDWLWYSDEGQEFAKWGVEGVTYTKDADGKWILDADIDFVGINPDASKHLQKDFGFSNGVFAYGGTTELLQSTFSEEELRFQEAMGQKETLPVSPPRPFTEEEREQATLWETPLKDYVQQQTLQFILGQRDLSEWDAYVAEVEGKNAQQYIDLVNGAYQRYQEEHG from the coding sequence ATGTTCCAACGATCCCGGCACCGCCACGCAGCGGTCGCCGTCGGCGTCCTCGCCCTCTCCCTCGGTATCGCCGCCTGTGGCAGCGACGGCGAAACCGAGGCGGCGGACCTGGACGGCAACAGGGTCGGTGCAATGGAGAGCTACGGCGTCGGTGACCAGTTCACCGCCACCGAGGCGCTGAGCTTCTCCCTGCTCTACAACAACCACCCCAACTATCAGATCGACAAGGAGTGGATGTTCTGGGACGAGCTGGCCGAGCGCACCAACGTGTCGCTCGAAACGGTCGAGGTGCCGCTGAGCGACTACGAGCAGAAGCGTGGCCTGCTGATCGGCGCCGGCGACGCGCCGTTCATCATCCCGAAGACCTACCCCGGTCAGGAGTCGGCTTACGTCTCCAGCGGCGCGATCCTGCCGATCAGCGACTACGTCGACCTGATGCCGCACTTCCAGGACAAGGTCGCCAAGTGGAACCTGCAGGGTGACATCGACTCGCTGCGCCAGCAGGACGGCAAGTACTACCTGCTACCCGGTCTGCACGAGGACGTCTGGACCGAATACTCCATCGCCGTGCGCACCGACATCCTCGCCGAACTCGGCCTCGAGGAGCCGGCCACCTGGGACGAGTTCCGGGAGATGCTGCGGGCGATGAAGGCCGCGTACCCGGACGTCTACCCGATGTCGGACCGGTGGAGCATCCCCACCCCGCTGGGCGCGCTGCAGAACATCATCGGCCCGTCGTACGGCTACGACACGATGGGCGGCTGGGGCTACCAGAACGCCTCGTTCAACCGGGAGGCCCAGGAGTTCGTCTTCACCGGCACCATGCCGGAGTACAAGGAGATGGTGGAGTTCCTGCACTCGCTGGTCGCCGAAGGTCTGTTCGACCCGGAGAGCGTGACCCAGGACGACGACACCGCGATCCAGAAGCTCGCCACCGGCAAGTCGTTCGTCATCAGCACCAACCAGCAGACCCTGGTCAACGACTACCGGCCGGCGTTGGCGCAGAACAACCCGAACGCCACCATCGCCAAGATCACCCGGCCGGACAGCCCGGTCGGCTCGGTCAATGCCGGCTCCCGTCTGGAAAACGGCATCATGATCTCCAGCAGGGCGCGGGAGAGCGAGAACTTCGTCGCGATGATGCAGTTCATCGACTGGCTCTGGTACTCCGACGAGGGCCAGGAGTTCGCCAAGTGGGGCGTCGAAGGCGTCACCTACACCAAGGACGCCGACGGCAAGTGGATCCTCGACGCCGACATCGACTTCGTCGGAATCAACCCCGACGCCAGCAAGCACCTGCAGAAGGACTTCGGCTTCAGCAACGGAGTGTTCGCCTACGGCGGCACCACCGAGCTGCTGCAGTCGACGTTCTCCGAAGAGGAGCTGAGGTTCCAGGAGGCGATGGGGCAAAAGGAGACCCTGCCGGTGTCGCCGCCGAGGCCGTTCACCGAGGAGGAACGGGAGCAGGCCACGCTCTGGGAGACCCCGCTGAAGGACTACGTCCAGCAGCAGACCCTGCAGTTCATCCTCGGCCAGCGTGACCTGTCCGAATGGGACGCCTACGTCGCCGAGGTCGAGGGCAAGAACGCCCAGCAGTACATCGACCTGGTCAACGGGGCGTACCAGCGTTACCAGGAAGAGCACGGCTGA
- a CDS encoding carbohydrate ABC transporter permease produces the protein MTVDASRKLFQPTRRRPRRPDDTRGYRIFRAVNGIILTGVVIVTLYPFANIVARSLSDEGYIRSGQVNIIPRGFNLETYRLVMSDSMFWTNYRNTIVYTVTATVISIVLTTCYAYVLSKKDLKGRGMLVGIAVFTMFFSGGLIPNYVLITSLGLKNSIWAIVLPNAINVFNLLVMKAFFESLPTELEEAAAVDGLNTYGILWRIVIPLSKAIIATMVLFYAVSFWNSWFTAFLYMDRSELFPVTVYLRNLIAGATTATSTGSSSDSLAQAAANIQAVTIILTVLPIIMVYPFIQRYFVSGIMLGAVKG, from the coding sequence GTGACCGTCGACGCCTCCCGCAAGCTGTTCCAGCCGACCCGACGCCGGCCCCGCCGGCCCGACGACACCCGCGGCTACCGGATCTTCCGGGCGGTAAACGGGATCATCCTGACCGGCGTCGTGATCGTCACGCTCTACCCGTTCGCCAACATCGTCGCCCGCTCGCTCAGCGACGAGGGCTACATCCGGTCCGGCCAGGTCAACATCATCCCGCGCGGGTTCAACCTGGAAACCTACCGCCTCGTGATGTCCGACTCGATGTTCTGGACCAACTACCGCAACACCATCGTCTACACGGTCACCGCTACCGTCATCTCGATCGTGCTCACCACCTGCTACGCCTACGTCCTGTCGAAGAAGGACCTCAAGGGTCGCGGCATGCTGGTCGGCATCGCCGTCTTCACCATGTTCTTCTCCGGTGGCCTGATCCCCAACTACGTGCTGATCACCAGCCTCGGGCTGAAGAACAGCATCTGGGCGATCGTGCTGCCCAACGCGATCAACGTGTTCAACCTGCTGGTCATGAAGGCGTTCTTCGAAAGCCTGCCGACCGAGCTGGAGGAGGCCGCTGCCGTCGACGGGCTCAACACGTACGGCATCCTCTGGCGTATCGTGATCCCGCTGTCAAAGGCGATCATCGCAACGATGGTGCTCTTCTACGCGGTCTCGTTCTGGAACTCGTGGTTCACCGCGTTCCTCTACATGGACCGCTCCGAACTCTTTCCGGTGACCGTCTACCTGCGCAACCTGATCGCCGGGGCAACCACCGCGACCTCCACCGGAAGCAGCAGCGACAGCCTCGCCCAGGCGGCCGCGAACATCCAGGCCGTCACCATCATCCTGACCGTACTACCGATCATCATGGTCTATCCATTCATTCAGCGCTACTTCGTGTCGGGCATCATGCTCGGCGCGGTCAAGGGGTAG